Genomic segment of Malus domestica chromosome 15, GDT2T_hap1:
AGCCACCGTAACACCGCACGTTCAAAGCACGACACTTCATATATATagtgtatatatatgcacacacaGAGAgagtatatacacacacacacacacacacacacagaactAGGATTAGTACCAGTTAATGATGTCACGTCGCATGGCAGGACTTTCTTCTCCTTGCCGTGGTCTGCAGCTGGTTCTACTTCTGCTTCTACTCCTACCTCTTTCAAATGTTTGCTCACAGATGCTTCCAGTCTCTAACTCACAGTTGGTTAAATTTCTTCCTGGATTCCAGGGACCTCTTCCTTTCGAACTCGAAACCGGGTACAAATCTCACTGTGTTGAGTGATTATACAACTGGTTACAAAGTTTTCATAAATTGCAAAGTTAGAAGGACGCTGAACAGacaataaacaagttttaaatTGTGGTTGGTATACGATTTATTGTGTGTTTAGTATCTCCTAATTCAAGTAAGCGCGTTCGCGCGTATAACTTTACGTTTATGTCGATTGTTAGGTACGTGGGAGTGGGGGAAGAAGAGGAGGTGCAGCTATTTTACTACTTTGTCAAGACAGAAAGGAAACCTGAAGAGGCTCCTCTAATGCTTTGGCTAACTGGTGGTCCTGGTTGCTCTTCCCTCACTGCCCTTTTGTATGAAATAGGTACGTAAACTGTTAATTAACACAGCCAATCAACATTATTGCTCATTAGGCCATATTTAAGAGAATGATCCATATAAATTATTAACTATCCATATAAATGATTAACTTTCCATATAAATTattaacaataattaataagttAACAACTAGCTAGTCCTCTTCCTTAAAGGTTTATTTGCTTTGTTTGAAAGTGCTCTAGGAAAGGCTCAAAACCGTTATAAGATAACCAAAATCGCTAGTTAAAAGTGCTTATGAATGATAAATGAACTAGAATTTTAATACAGACGTTTTTAGTACAAGTGCTTATGAGCATAAGACCTCTTTAGTTGTACTTTGTTACTCTCACATCAATCATTTACCTTTTTCTGCATTTTGTAGGTCCATTAAATTTTAACATTGAGCAGTACAATGGGAGTTTGCCTACATTAACCTTAAATCCATACGCATGGACAAAGGTGATAATATTAACATCATCATCTTACGAATATAAACAAGAAAATTAAATGACTCTTTTACTTGTTTTACATGACGGAAATTAAACACGgaattaaaccttttttttccgAATGGCATTTTGATCTCGAATGGCAGGTATCTAGCATAATTTTTGTAGATTCCCCGGTGGGGACTGGATTTTCCTATGCAAGAAGTTCGTTTGCTTCTCCGCCAAGTGATTCGGAACAAGTTGGGCATGCCCTCCAATTCTTAAGGAAGGTAATAAGAAATATTAATACAAACTTAATTGGGGTCTTAAACATCATTTTAAACACTTCTGTGTCATGATTCCCACCTAATAGTACTTAAGCAGCAACATTTTCGAATCAACTTAGAGAGTTATTAAATCGTCTGTGgcgaaaagaaaacaaacatgGTTGCCATTTGCCGATAATGATAGTAGCTCTTTGGTATAAAGGAGTAGTTGTAATAAGTTCAATTAATTTTAGTTCTCCATTTTCCTTTTGTTATGAAATGTTGTTCAATTGCACCTTGTAGTGGCTTGTTGATCATCCAGAGTTCATGTCCAATCCTTTCTTTGTCGGTGGCGATTCATATTCCGGCATTCCTGTTCCTGTTCTTGCTCAGTTAATCTCAGATGGTATGCAAATAATTGCTAAttagctttatatatatatatatatatatatatatatatatgtgtgtgtgtgtgtgtgtgtgtaattctGCAGTTAGTTTGATATAGCTAACTTGATAGTTGGTACGTACTGCAGGCAATCAAGAAGGAGTTAGACCCGCCATAAATCTGCAGGTTTATAACTATATATTCTTGTATATTCGTGTTAACTGTCTATTTTGTGTTGGAAGCTTGTGTCACAATCCATGTCAGTGAAATAATTACAACGGAAAAATCGAATCGGTAGTTGTAGCGGTAGTAGTGTAGTTCTAACTTCTAAGTTGTGATCCATGCTCATTTTTTCAGGGTTATATACTAGGGAACCCAGTAACAGTGCCACAAGATGAAGGCAACTCACAAATCACATTTGCTCATGGGATGGGACTTATTCCTGATGACCTATTTGAGGTACGTACTAATTTGATCTCATATTTAATCACCAATTAATCAACCTATTAAAAGtactttttaataattaattagtcTAAAATTCATATAATGCAGTCCTTGGAAAGAAGTTGCGGAGGAGAATATCAAACCATAGACCCCAGAAACGCAGAGTGTTTGAAACATAAGCAGGCTTATCATACTGTATGGTGCAATTACCCGAAAATTAATCTTTCTTAACCGTCTTGCTTCCTAGTTTTGAtctcatgtttttcatgtactGCAGTGCATTTCACAAATAAATTTGGCGCATATTTTGGAATGGAACTGCGAACTTGTTTCTCCGAAACCTCCGCTACATATGCTTGATAAAAGAAGATATCTGAGTAACAAGGACTACAATGTGTTCTCAGAATCAACTCCTCCTCCTATATTAGACTGTCGGGTAACCCCCTTCGTCGCTTTCTACTAATTTTCTTGACCTAATACTTGTTGATAGGGAACATTTCTTGAATACAAGCTCTCGATTTTGTGCATGCAGAGTTACGGATATTTGCTTTCTGAATATTGGACGAATGATCAGTACGTACGTGAAGCCCTTCACATACGGAAGGTATATGTATATACGATCGAGATGAATACTAAACAAGATTTAAATTGGTAAAATATATATTGAGATCAATCAGGGGCAGAACTAGAAAGTTAGCTTACCGGGTGCACAACTAAGTGGTGACAGATGTAGGACTATCCTCATTGCATTTGGCCAACCCATGCTATTGTTTTGCTTAGCGTACATTCCCGCTCTTTAGTGCTCATTTAATTGTGCATTTAGGTCAATAATGTTATAGGTTTATAAAAAGGTAAAATCATACATGTATAGGACCGGAAGCTCAAATTTATAAGATGTTTGACAGTTATTACTTTAAGAAAACGACTAACTATAAAATTTACTAAAAATAGTGTCGTTTCTCTATGAGGATCGAGTGATAGAGTTACACTAGAGAGATGTCGATgttgtatagtttttttttcaactcatttgtttaatgaaaaaaaaccgaaaaagagATATTTTGAAAGTACGCAGTGCAGGGAAGTATAGGGAGATGGAAGAGATGCAGCTACGATATACCTTACGAGTATGACATTCACACCAGCATTCAGTTTCATGCAAAGTTTAGTGCTCGAGGCTGTTATCGCTCTTTAATATACAGGTGATGAggaatttaaatttaattaacatCTCCATATATATTTTCCATGCATCAACTCTGCGTTTATATaatgtttaaatatttttttaactttaatttctttgattttgttaattatttcAGCGGAGACCATGATATGATAGTGCCCTTCATGGCTACACAAGCATGGATTAGATCTTTAAATTATTCCATTGTTAATGACTGGAGACCATGGTTTGTCAAAGGCCAAGTCGCGGGGTACGTAAATATTTCTGATACGAACGATATTGATGGAGAGAGAATCGAACTTGGGGCATCTTATTTTTAAGTTTCGATTGGGTTTGAGTTTGCCAATCAAGTTTTTCCTTGGGGATGTACGATGTAGGTATACGAGGACTTATTCAAACAGGATGACCTATGCTACCGTGAAGGCAAGAAATAGTTTCCGATCCAATTTTCTGAATTTCAAAGGAAGATTTGATTCAACTTGagtcttttttaattttggctTTCTTG
This window contains:
- the LOC103400127 gene encoding serine carboxypeptidase-like 13 isoform X2, with amino-acid sequence MMSRRMAGLSSPCRGLQLVLLLLLLLPLSNVCSQMLPVSNSQLVKFLPGFQGPLPFELETGYVGVGEEEEVQLFYYFVKTERKPEEAPLMLWLTGGPGCSSLTALLYEIGPLNFNIEQYNGSLPTLTLNPYAWTKVSSIIFVDSPVGTGFSYARSSFASPPSDSEQVGHALQFLRKWLVDHPEFMSNPFFVGGDSYSGIPVPVLAQLISDGNQEGVRPAINLQGYILGNPVTVPQDEGNSQITFAHGMGLIPDDLFESLERSCGGEYQTIDPRNAECLKHKQAYHTCISQINLAHILEWNCELVSPKPPLHMLDKRRYLSNKDYNVFSESTPPPILDCRSYGYLLSEYWTNDQYVREALHIRKGSIGRWKRCSYDIPYEYDIHTSIQFHAKFSARGCYRSLIYSGDHDMIVPFMATQAWIRSLNYSIVNDWRPWFVKGQVAGYTRTYSNRMTYATVKGAGHTAPEYKPEECSTMYTKWLYEEPL
- the LOC103400127 gene encoding serine carboxypeptidase-like 7 isoform X1, producing the protein MMSRRMAGLSSPCRGLQLVLLLLLLLPLSNVCSQMLPVSNSQLVKFLPGFQGPLPFELETGYVGVGEEEEVQLFYYFVKTERKPEEAPLMLWLTGGPGCSSLTALLYEIGPLNFNIEQYNGSLPTLTLNPYAWTKVSSIIFVDSPVGTGFSYARSSFASPPSDSEQVGHALQFLRKWLVDHPEFMSNPFFVGGDSYSGIPVPVLAQLISDGNQEGVRPAINLQGYILGNPVTVPQDEGNSQITFAHGMGLIPDDLFESLERSCGGEYQTIDPRNAECLKHKQAYHTCISQINLAHILEWNCELVSPKPPLHMLDKRRYLSNKDYNVFSESTPPPILDCRSYGYLLSEYWTNDQYVREALHIRKYAVQGSIGRWKRCSYDIPYEYDIHTSIQFHAKFSARGCYRSLIYSGDHDMIVPFMATQAWIRSLNYSIVNDWRPWFVKGQVAGYTRTYSNRMTYATVKGAGHTAPEYKPEECSTMYTKWLYEEPL
- the LOC103400127 gene encoding serine carboxypeptidase-like 19 isoform X3; the encoded protein is MMSRRMAGLSSPCRGLQLVLLLLLLLPLSNVCSQMLPVSNSQLVKFLPGFQGPLPFELETGYVGVGEEEEVQLFYYFVKTERKPEEAPLMLWLTGGPGCSSLTALLYEIGPLNFNIEQYNGSLPTLTLNPYAWTKVSSIIFVDSPVGTGFSYARSSFASPPSDSEQVGHALQFLRKWLVDHPEFMSNPFFVGGDSYSGIPVPVLAQLISDGNQEGVRPAINLQGYILGNPVTVPQDEGNSQITFAHGMGLIPDDLFESLERSCGGEYQTIDPRNAECLKHKQAYHTCISQINLAHILEWNCELVSPKPPLHMLDKRRYLSNKDYNVFSESTPPPILDCRSYGYLLSEYWTNDQYVREALHIRKGDGRDAATIYLTSMTFTPAFSFMQSLVLEAVIAL